The Dendropsophus ebraccatus isolate aDenEbr1 chromosome 10, aDenEbr1.pat, whole genome shotgun sequence genome has a segment encoding these proteins:
- the LOC138803042 gene encoding sphingolipid delta(4)-desaturase/C4-monooxygenase DES2-like, producing MGNKVVRDNFEWVYTDQPHSDRRKEILAKYPQIKNLMGPDPQLKWTVSCMVLVQILCCYLIRDLSWKWLFFWSYAFGGVINHSLTLAIHDISHNVAFGNKSARWNRFFGMFANLPIGVPYSTSFKKYHIDHHRYLGGDGLDVDIPTDFEGRFFCTPTRKIIWIIIQPLLYVLRPLYVNPKPITHMEVINALVQFSFDLVIYSLWGLKPVVYLLAGSLLSMGLHPISGHFIAEHYMFLKGYETFSYYGPLNLLTFNVGYHMEHHDFPSIPGSKLPEVRKIAAEYYDTLPYHTSWGRVLWDFIFCKELGPFSRVKRECELAKKD from the exons CTAAGTACCCACAGATCAAGAATTTGATGGGACCAGACCCACAGCTTAAATGGACTGTCTCCTGCATGGTACTTGTTCAGATACTTTGCTGTTATCTCATCCGTGATCTTTCCTGGAAATGGCTTTTCTTCTGGTCCTATGCATTTGGAGGGGTGATCAATCATTCATTGACTCTTGCCATCCATGACATTTCTCACAATGTTGCTTTTGGTAACAAGTCAGCACGTTGGAATCGTTTCTTTGGAATGTTTGCTAACCTTCCCATTGGAGTCCCTTACTCAACCTCCTTCAAGAAATACCATATTGACCATCACCGGTATCTTGGGGGAGATGGCTTGGATGTGGATATCCCGACAGATTTCGAGGGGAGGTTCTTCTGCACACCTACACGCAAGATTATTTGGATCATTATTCAACCTCTTCTCTATGTCTTAAGACCGCTATATGTCAATCCCAAACCCATCACACATATGGAGGTTATCAATGCACTTGTTCAGTTTTCTTTTGATTTGGTCATATACTCATTGTGGGGATTGAAACCTGTTGTGTACTTATTAGCTGGATCCCTCCTGTCTATGGGTTTGCATCCAATATCTGGACATTTCATTGCAGAACACTATATGTTCTTAAAGGGTTATGAAACCTTTTCTTACTATGGACCACTAAACCTATTGACCTTCAACGTTGGCTACCACATGGAACATCATGACTTTCCAAGTATACCTGGCAGCAAGCTTCCAGAG GTCCGTAAAATTGCTGCGGAATACTATGACACCCTGCCTTACCATACGTCGTGGGGGCGCGTCCTTTGGGATTTTATATTCTGCAAGGAACTTGGACCTTTCTCCCGGGTGAAGAGGGAATGTGAGCTGGCCAAGAAGGACTAA